A region of Nostoc sp. 'Peltigera membranacea cyanobiont' N6 DNA encodes the following proteins:
- the trxA gene encoding thioredoxin, whose translation MSTDTQIVNYVEESEFDVVLNGSEEKVVVVDFTATWCGPCRLVSPLMDQLAQEYKGRAKVVKVDVDNNKPIFKKFGLRSIPAVLIFKDGNLAETIVGVSPYEQFSEAVQKLLEVV comes from the coding sequence ATGTCTACTGATACTCAGATAGTTAATTACGTTGAAGAAAGTGAATTTGATGTTGTTTTAAATGGAAGTGAAGAGAAAGTTGTTGTTGTTGATTTTACCGCTACTTGGTGTGGCCCCTGTCGGCTGGTCAGTCCGTTAATGGATCAACTCGCCCAGGAATACAAAGGCCGCGCTAAAGTCGTTAAGGTAGACGTTGATAACAACAAGCCAATTTTCAAAAAATTCGGTCTTCGCAGTATTCCAGCAGTTTTAATTTTCAAAGATGGCAATTTAGCAGAAACCATCGTGGGAGTTTCTCCTTACGAGCAGTTTAGCGAAGCTGTTCAGAAGCTTCTTGAGGTTGTTTAA
- a CDS encoding dihydrofolate reductase family protein, with protein sequence MTKVTLYIAASLDGYIARSDGGIEWLSILDTEGEDFGYGDFYESIDAIVLGSNTYEVGLGFDEWPYPGKKSFVFTKRHLQSDREDVVFVSDPVNNALANIEAQGFENLWLVGGGALINSFLQHSLIDEYIISTIPTILGGGIQLFPPPSPEEKLELINSKQYSSGLMQSHYRRKVNL encoded by the coding sequence ATGACGAAAGTTACACTCTACATTGCAGCTAGTTTGGATGGCTATATTGCTCGCAGCGATGGCGGAATTGAATGGCTATCAATCCTTGACACTGAAGGGGAAGACTTCGGTTATGGTGATTTCTACGAATCCATTGATGCGATTGTTTTGGGCAGCAATACTTATGAAGTAGGGCTTGGTTTTGATGAATGGCCTTATCCGGGGAAGAAATCTTTCGTTTTCACCAAACGCCATCTCCAATCTGACCGTGAGGACGTTGTATTTGTTTCCGATCCAGTAAATAACGCTTTAGCAAATATAGAGGCTCAAGGTTTTGAAAATCTCTGGCTAGTTGGTGGCGGAGCATTAATCAATTCGTTTCTTCAGCACAGTTTGATTGACGAATATATTATTTCAACTATTCCAACTATCTTAGGTGGCGGTATACAGCTTTTCCCACCGCCTAGCCCTGAAGAAAAATTGGAGCTGATTAACTCGAAACAATATTCTAGTGGTTTAATGCAATCACATTATAGGCGAAAAGTGAATCTTTAA
- a CDS encoding TIGR03643 family protein — MKLPNLDSQTIDRIIEMAWEDRTSFDAIEAQFGLLEKQVIALMRREMKESSFQMWRERVTKRNTKHLSKRDFIAGRFKSHNQKT; from the coding sequence ATGAAGCTACCTAACCTCGATTCACAAACCATCGATCGCATTATTGAGATGGCATGGGAAGATAGAACATCTTTTGATGCTATTGAAGCTCAGTTTGGGTTGCTGGAGAAACAGGTAATTGCCTTAATGAGGCGCGAAATGAAAGAATCTAGTTTCCAAATGTGGCGAGAGCGAGTCACCAAACGCAATACAAAGCATTTATCTAAGCGAGACTTTATTGCAGGTCGGTTTAAATCGCACAATCAAAAAACGTAA
- a CDS encoding ABC transporter ATP-binding protein — protein MRGTIPVVASDDRASKQISTLQRFLQYLLLYRKEIPIALTLVLIGAATQAIGPFFLGWSIDRLIAQGNLQGLLMLLGLLGLNYGLGVLAIRGQIIRVGWIMQRLLAQLRQDIFTKIQSLPLSFFDRSEAGDLMSRLLNDVNTVNQAFGLTIAQMLGNVFSLVGIIIAMLSINLQLGLLSNLVVPLMIFTTSLFARWARTRFRVTRQTIGQLSAKLEEDIGSVREAQAFNRVQMNIAEFAVLNAANRDANVEAVAITSAFLPSIDFLNTLATAGVLAYGGYLAVTGSATVGVVTSFLLYVQQFFRPIQILSQFYTQAQSAFAGLERIFLLLDEPSELKDAPNATEMPPIQGEVTFENVKFGYNPDQLVLKGVNLHAYPGQMIALVGPTGSGKSTIINLILRFYDVSGGAVKIDDIDVRSVTQASLRRQIGIVLQDNILFSGTVAENIAFGAPYSTQADIEEAAQLANVHEFITSLPQGYTTQLGERGAPLSQGQRQLISIARAVLINPRILILDEATSSIDTRTEALVQTAIARLLQGRTSFVIAHRLSTVTQADRVLVIQQGQIVEQGTHAELIDRQGVYANLYALQLGATDTMVLQNEK, from the coding sequence ATGAGAGGCACTATTCCCGTTGTTGCATCTGACGATCGAGCGAGTAAGCAAATCTCCACCCTGCAACGCTTTTTGCAATATCTGCTACTTTATCGCAAAGAAATTCCCATCGCCCTGACATTAGTATTGATTGGTGCCGCAACCCAAGCAATTGGCCCGTTTTTCCTCGGTTGGTCGATCGATCGCCTAATTGCCCAAGGTAATTTGCAGGGACTCTTAATGTTATTAGGGCTACTAGGGCTGAACTACGGACTTGGCGTTTTAGCAATCCGGGGTCAAATTATTCGAGTCGGCTGGATTATGCAGCGATTGCTGGCTCAATTGAGGCAAGATATTTTTACTAAAATCCAAAGTCTGCCCCTCAGCTTTTTCGATCGCAGCGAAGCGGGCGATTTAATGAGCCGCCTGCTAAATGATGTTAATACTGTAAATCAGGCATTTGGACTAACGATCGCCCAAATGCTGGGTAACGTTTTCAGTTTGGTCGGCATAATCATTGCCATGCTCTCCATCAACCTGCAACTCGGATTGTTGAGCAACCTGGTTGTACCACTGATGATTTTTACCACAAGTTTGTTTGCTCGTTGGGCAAGAACCAGGTTTCGCGTTACTCGACAGACTATTGGTCAGCTTTCCGCCAAGTTGGAAGAAGATATTGGCAGCGTGCGAGAAGCACAGGCATTTAATCGGGTACAGATGAATATCGCAGAATTCGCCGTTCTTAACGCCGCCAATCGTGATGCCAATGTCGAAGCTGTAGCAATTACTTCGGCCTTTTTGCCCTCCATCGATTTTCTCAACACACTTGCAACCGCAGGTGTGCTGGCTTACGGCGGCTATCTCGCAGTCACTGGATCTGCAACAGTGGGTGTGGTGACATCCTTTTTACTTTACGTCCAGCAGTTCTTCCGCCCGATCCAGATTCTCAGCCAGTTTTACACCCAAGCTCAATCTGCCTTCGCCGGACTAGAGCGAATCTTTCTATTACTAGATGAACCGTCAGAACTCAAAGATGCACCCAATGCGACAGAAATGCCGCCCATTCAAGGGGAAGTGACATTTGAGAATGTCAAGTTTGGCTATAACCCAGATCAATTGGTTCTTAAAGGGGTGAATTTGCACGCCTATCCAGGACAAATGATTGCATTAGTCGGGCCGACTGGTTCGGGAAAAAGTACAATTATTAACTTGATTTTGCGCTTTTATGATGTCTCTGGTGGTGCAGTGAAAATTGATGATATTGATGTGCGTAGCGTTACTCAAGCAAGTCTACGCCGTCAAATTGGCATCGTTCTACAAGATAATATTTTGTTCAGTGGTACCGTCGCCGAAAACATTGCCTTTGGCGCTCCCTATAGTACCCAAGCTGATATCGAAGAGGCTGCACAACTGGCAAATGTGCATGAGTTCATTACCTCACTGCCACAAGGCTATACAACCCAATTGGGCGAACGGGGAGCGCCCCTGAGCCAAGGACAACGACAACTAATCAGTATTGCCCGTGCCGTATTGATTAACCCCCGAATTCTGATTCTTGATGAAGCCACCAGTAGTATTGACACGCGCACAGAAGCGCTAGTACAAACTGCGATCGCTCGTTTGCTGCAAGGTCGTACTAGTTTCGTAATTGCCCACCGCCTGAGTACAGTTACTCAAGCAGATCGGGTATTAGTGATTCAGCAGGGACAAATTGTAGAGCAAGGTACTCACGCCGAACTCATCGATCGACAAGGTGTCTATGCCAATCTCTATGCCTTGCAACTGGGTGCAACAGACACAATGGTTCTTCAAAATGAAAAGTAA
- a CDS encoding ABC transporter ATP-binding protein produces the protein MVQQPELRETSSIQSMQRVLKSLSTYRWTSLGALVSLLLLTIANAVTPQLFRWGIDRGISQNNLQIVLYSAAWMVLAAIARGLFNFGQSYLAEAASQGVAYDLRNKIFSKIQNLSFSYHDQAQTSQLLTRVTSDIEQIRTFIGTSLIQVIGGIVTLVTIAVVLLVMNWELALITLTAVPVSAWLMAQFVGRNNKLFRQVQEQLSDLNAVLQENLQGIRVVKAFVRESAERSRYTTLNDGLVKANMKTINAIHNTFPFIFLMSNLVTLAVFGYGGAQVIGRRFSIGELVAFNSYLALILQPILLIGFAAPAIAQSAASAERVYEVVDAEVEIRDCPGAVPFETCGGRITFENVSFRYPGASTEALKEVSFETKPNELIAVLGMTGSGKSTIMNLIPRFYDVTGGAVRIDGRDVKSFTLKSLRSRIGIVFQETTLFSGTLRENIAYAKPDATLEQVIEVAKTAQMHDFIIGLPDGYETIVGERGVGLSGGQKQRIAIARTLLTDYSILILDDSTSAVDAKTAAHIQAELDGLMRQKTCTTFVVAQRISTVKNADRIFLVDKGRLVAQGTHEELMETSPLYGVILESQVKTKEKNDPKLT, from the coding sequence GTGGTTCAGCAGCCAGAACTCCGAGAAACTTCGTCGATACAGTCAATGCAGCGTGTGCTTAAGAGTTTAAGCACTTACCGATGGACTTCGCTAGGAGCATTGGTCAGCCTGTTGCTGTTGACGATCGCAAATGCGGTGACTCCACAATTATTTAGATGGGGAATCGATCGAGGTATTAGCCAAAACAACCTCCAAATTGTGCTATACAGCGCCGCCTGGATGGTACTCGCCGCGATCGCTCGTGGTTTATTTAACTTTGGACAAAGCTATTTGGCAGAAGCAGCGTCTCAGGGTGTAGCTTATGACCTGCGGAACAAGATTTTCAGCAAAATTCAAAATCTCAGTTTTAGCTATCATGACCAGGCGCAGACTTCCCAACTATTAACCCGTGTCACCAGCGATATTGAGCAGATCCGTACCTTTATTGGTACTAGCTTAATTCAGGTCATTGGTGGAATTGTCACACTGGTGACTATTGCGGTAGTTTTGCTGGTAATGAATTGGGAACTCGCACTGATTACACTAACAGCAGTACCTGTATCAGCATGGTTGATGGCACAATTTGTCGGTCGCAATAATAAACTTTTTCGGCAAGTCCAAGAGCAACTGAGCGACCTCAATGCTGTATTGCAAGAGAACTTGCAAGGAATCCGGGTGGTGAAAGCCTTTGTTAGGGAATCAGCCGAAAGGTCGCGTTACACGACCCTAAATGATGGTCTAGTGAAGGCAAACATGAAGACCATTAACGCCATCCACAATACCTTCCCGTTTATCTTTTTAATGAGTAACTTGGTAACACTGGCAGTTTTCGGCTACGGGGGAGCGCAGGTAATTGGGCGTAGATTCTCCATTGGCGAACTGGTGGCGTTTAACTCCTACCTAGCATTGATTCTCCAACCGATTTTGTTGATTGGATTTGCTGCGCCTGCGATCGCTCAATCAGCTGCTTCTGCGGAACGAGTTTATGAAGTTGTAGATGCAGAGGTAGAAATCCGCGATTGTCCCGGCGCTGTGCCATTTGAAACCTGCGGTGGGAGAATTACCTTTGAAAATGTTTCCTTTCGCTATCCGGGAGCCAGTACCGAAGCTCTCAAAGAAGTTTCCTTTGAAACCAAACCCAACGAACTAATCGCCGTTCTAGGGATGACTGGTTCCGGTAAAAGCACAATTATGAACTTAATTCCCCGCTTTTATGATGTCACCGGGGGAGCAGTTCGTATTGACGGAAGAGATGTAAAAAGTTTTACACTTAAAAGCCTGCGATCGCGAATTGGCATTGTATTTCAAGAAACCACTCTTTTCTCTGGCACACTCCGCGAAAATATTGCCTACGCCAAACCCGATGCAACCCTAGAGCAAGTGATTGAGGTTGCAAAAACCGCCCAAATGCATGATTTTATTATTGGTTTACCCGATGGCTATGAGACGATTGTGGGCGAACGAGGCGTGGGTTTATCTGGCGGACAAAAACAAAGAATTGCGATCGCTCGTACCTTACTAACCGATTACAGCATTCTGATTTTGGATGATAGCACCTCAGCTGTAGATGCCAAAACTGCTGCCCATATTCAAGCCGAACTAGATGGCTTAATGCGCCAAAAAACTTGCACAACTTTTGTAGTAGCTCAACGTATTAGCACCGTTAAGAATGCCGATCGCATTTTTTTAGTTGATAAAGGCCGATTGGTAGCCCAAGGGACTCACGAGGAATTGATGGAAACCAGCCCTCTCTACGGTGTGATTTTGGAATCTCAGGTAAAGACGAAAGAAAAAAATGATCCCAAACTAACGTAA